The stretch of DNA AGAAAAGCCTTCGCGGGCCCACTCGGCGTCGCTCAGGGGCTGCGATAAATCGGCCTGAAAAAACCGGGTGTTATGCAAATTGTTGCTAGCAGCATTCTGCGCCGCACGCGCGACCATGGTCGCCACCCCTTCGACCGCCACCACTTCCCGTACGTTCTGCGCCAGCGGCAAGGCAAAGTTGCCCAAGCCACAAAACAGGTCCAGCACACGCTCATCGGCCTGTGGTGCCAGCCACTCCAGGGCCTGGGCCACCATCGCCTCGTTGACCCCGGCGTTGACCTGGACAAAGTCTCCCGGCCGATAGGCCAGCTGCAGATTCCAGGGCTCCAGGCGATAGCCCAGGGCCTGGTCCGGGTCCACCGGTTGCGGCTCGCCTTCGCCATGCAGCCACAACTGGGCCTCATGGAATGCGCAGAACACCTGGAGAATCTCCAGGTCGGCCGCGGACAACGGCGCCATATGGCGCAGCAGCACGGCAATCGCCGAACCGCTGAACAATTCCACATGCCCCAGTGCCTGCGGTTTGCTCAGGCGCTGCAGCATGGCCGGCAAGCGGCTCATGATCGGTTGCAAGGGCTGTACCAGCACCGGGCATTCGTCGATGGCGACGATGTCCTGGCTGCCGGCGGCGCGAAAACCCACTTCGAGCTTTTTCGCCTTGGCGTCCCAGCGCACCGCGACCCGCGCCCGGCGCCGGTAGCCGAACTCCGGACCGCTCAAGGGTGCCGCCCACGCCTCTGGCTCGACACCGGCGACCCGCGACAACTGCTCGGCGAGCATGCGCTGTTTCAGGGCAAGCTGTTCGTCATGGGGCAGATGCTGCACGCTGCAGCCACCGCAACGGCCGGCATGGGCGCACGGGGCCGGGCGCCGCAAATCGCTGGCACTGAACACCCGCTCGGTACGGGCTTCCACCACTTTGCCGTGGGCGCCCAACACGCGCGCCTCGACCTCTTCGCCCGCCAATGCGCCAGCGACGAACCAGGTACGCCCTTCCAGGAAGGCAATGCCACGACCATCGTTGGCCAGGCGCTCGATGGTCAGGCGCTGTTTTTTACCGACGGGTATCTGCGCAGCCCGACTGCCGCCCGAAGGCTGGAAGCGCAGGCCTCTGACTGGCTTAGCCATCAGTTGGGCGCATCGAAGATGCCGGTCGACAGGTAACGGTCGCCACGGTCACAGATGATCGCGACAATCACCGCGTTTTCGACTTCGCGGGACAGGCGCAACATCGCCGCCACCGCACCGCCCGAAGACACGCCGCAGAAGATGCCTTCTTCGCGGGCCAGGCGCCGGGTCACCTCTTCGGCTTCGCTTTGCGCCATGTCGACGATGCGATCCACACGACTGGCCTGGTAGATCTTCGGCAGGTATTCCTGCGGCCAGCGGCGAATGCCGGGAATGGCCGAGCCTTCCATCGGTTGCAGGCCGATGATCTGCACGTTCGGGTTCTGTTCCTTCAGATAACGCGAGGTGCCCATGATGGTGCCGGTGGTGCCCATGGAGCTGACGAAATGGGTGATGGTGCCCTCGGTCTGCCGCCAGATTTCCGGGCCGGTGCCGGTGTAGTGCGCCTCCGGGTTGTCACCGTTGGCGAACTGGTCGAGCACCTTGCCACGACCTTCGGCCTGCATCTTCTCGGCCAGGTCGCGCGCGCCTTCCATGCCCTCTTCCTGGCTGACCAGGATCAGTTCGGCGCCATAGGCGGTCATCGCCGCCTTGCGCTCGGCACTGGAGTTGTCGGGCATGATCAGGATCATCTTGTAGCCCTTGATCGCCGCGGCCATGGCCAGGGCAATCCCGGTGTTGCCCGAGGTCGCTTCGATCAGCGTATCGCCGGGGTGAATCTGCCCACGCAGCTCGGCGCGGGTGATCATCGACAGCGCCGGGCGGTCCTTGACCGAACCCGCCGGGTTATTGCCCTCGAGCTTGAGCAGCAGGGTGTTGCTGGTGACGCCAGGCAGGCGCTGCAAACGGACCAGCGGGGTGTTGCCGACGCAATCGGCGATGGTGGGGTACTGCAAGGTCATGGCGTATTCGCAATCCGGACTGCGGGGGCGACTATCATACCGGCAAACGTTCGCAGGCCATATCACGCAAAGTGAGGGTCTTATGGCTTAACGATATAAGGCAGCGAATCAGCCTCGGGCGAAGGCGCTTCCATCACAACCGTAGCCCGCAGGCGCATGTTCAAACGCAGCCCACACCCGGTATTTTCCGCCCACAGCTGGCCGCCCTGACGCTGCACGGCGTTGCGCGCAATACTCAACCCCAGGCCAAAACCGCCATGGCCCGGGCGCGAGCCATCGAGGCGGGTAAAAGGATCGAAGATCCGCTGCAGATCGGCCTCGGCCACGCCAGGCCCTTCATCCTCCAGCCACAGCAACCAATGCTCGCCCTGGCGCTGGCCGTCCAGCAGCACACGACCGCCCGCGGGCGAATGGCGAATGGCATTGCGCAGAATGTTTTCCAGGGCCTGGGCCAGGGTATTGAGATTGCCCCGGACCCAGCACGAGGCGTCCAGCGCGCAATGCAGTTGCGTGGCGGACCAGGCGCTTTCGAAGCAGGCGTTTTCCGTGAGCATTTCCCACAGGGCCTGGATCTGGATGTCTTCCTCGGCCAGCGGTGCCCGCTCGGTGTCGAGCCAGGCCAGTTGCAAGGTGTCGTCCACCAGCCGCTGCATGCCATCGACTTCCCGCGCCAGCCGCTCGCGCAGTGCCGGCAGGCTCTGCTCGCCGTCACAGGCGACCCGCAGGCGACTCAGGGGCGTGCGCAATTCATGGGAAAGATCGCGCAGCAATTGTTGCTGCAAGGCCACCGTGCCCTGCAGGCGCTCGGACATCTGGTCGAACGCCCGGCCCAGTTCACCCAACTCGTCCTGGCGACTGGTGGTCTGGCTCGACAGCCGCGCATTCAGTTGATCGGCGCGCCAGGCGTTGGCCTGTTCGCGCAGCTGGTTCAGCGGCACCACCAGCAGTCGATACAGCCCGACACACAGCAGCAGGGTGAACAGGCCAGGAATCACCCCATTGGTCAGCACCCGCCAGAACACCCGGTAGCGCCCGGGCATGAAGCGCTGGGGCAACTCGATCACCAGGCTGCCGGCGGACGGGTCGTTGGGAAACGCAATCTTCAGCCAGGGCAAGCCACGAGTATGCCGACTGACCGGCCAATCCAGGCCGCGCAGGAACGTCAGGTGCTGGCTCTCGGCTTCGCTCAGCGGATAACTGCTCAGCGATTGCAGGTCGCGGCCGATGACCCCGACCCAATGACGCTCGCGCTCGGCCATGCCCTGCAGCCAGGCATCGACCCCGGCGCTCTGCCCCTGGTTCCAGGCCTGTTCGGCTTCGGCGGCGTAGCCGGTCAGCGTGCCGCGGGCCTCGTCGGAAAGGAACAGGTTCTTCTGTTCCATGTAGCGGCCCCAGGACCAGCTCAGCCAGATCATCAGCAGGCAGAACGCGACCAACAGGCAGGCCAGCTTCCAGAACAGCGAATGCCTGCCGGGCAGCTCAGGCCATTTCATCGACGGCACTCAGCACATAGCCCTTGCCCCAGATCGTGCGCACTTCCCGCGCGACATAACCGACGGCCTTGAGTTTGCGGCGGATCTGGCTGATGTGCATGTCCAGGCTGCGATCATGGGGCGCATAGCCGCGCTGCAGCACATGCTGATAAAGGAAGGGTTTGCTCAGGACCTCGTCGCCGTTGCGGTTGAGCGTCTCCAGCAGGCGGTATTCGCTGCGGGTCAGCCCGGCCCACTGTTGCCCGTAATGCACGTCGCACAGCTCGTCGTCGAAACGCAGGCCCTGGGCTTCCTGCCGGAGCGGCGCCGGGGCCGGCCGGCGATCCAGGGCCACGCGCCGCAGGATGGCTTCGATCCGTACCCGCAGCTCGGCCATGCTGAAGGGCTTGGGCAGATAATCGTCGGCCCCCAGGCGAAAACCGCTGATGCGATCGGCCTCGGCCCCCAGCGCCGACATCAGCAGCACCGGCGTGGAATGGCTCTGGCGAAAATGGGTGAGCACCGTCAGCCCGTCCATCCCCGGCAGCAGGATGTCCATCAGCACCACATCGAAAGGTTGCTGGCGAGCCATCGTCAGGCCTTCCTGGCCGTTCTGGCACCAGGTGACATCAAACCCACA from Pseudomonas chlororaphis subsp. chlororaphis encodes:
- the cysM gene encoding cysteine synthase CysM — translated: MTLQYPTIADCVGNTPLVRLQRLPGVTSNTLLLKLEGNNPAGSVKDRPALSMITRAELRGQIHPGDTLIEATSGNTGIALAMAAAIKGYKMILIMPDNSSAERKAAMTAYGAELILVSQEEGMEGARDLAEKMQAEGRGKVLDQFANGDNPEAHYTGTGPEIWRQTEGTITHFVSSMGTTGTIMGTSRYLKEQNPNVQIIGLQPMEGSAIPGIRRWPQEYLPKIYQASRVDRIVDMAQSEAEEVTRRLAREEGIFCGVSSGGAVAAMLRLSREVENAVIVAIICDRGDRYLSTGIFDAPN
- the rlmD gene encoding 23S rRNA (uracil(1939)-C(5))-methyltransferase RlmD is translated as MAKPVRGLRFQPSGGSRAAQIPVGKKQRLTIERLANDGRGIAFLEGRTWFVAGALAGEEVEARVLGAHGKVVEARTERVFSASDLRRPAPCAHAGRCGGCSVQHLPHDEQLALKQRMLAEQLSRVAGVEPEAWAAPLSGPEFGYRRRARVAVRWDAKAKKLEVGFRAAGSQDIVAIDECPVLVQPLQPIMSRLPAMLQRLSKPQALGHVELFSGSAIAVLLRHMAPLSAADLEILQVFCAFHEAQLWLHGEGEPQPVDPDQALGYRLEPWNLQLAYRPGDFVQVNAGVNEAMVAQALEWLAPQADERVLDLFCGLGNFALPLAQNVREVVAVEGVATMVARAAQNAASNNLHNTRFFQADLSQPLSDAEWAREGFSAVLLDPPRDGALEVVRKLASLGAKRLVYVSCNPATLARDTVELVRQGYRLKRAGILDMFPQTAHVEAMALFEAS
- a CDS encoding response regulator transcription factor encodes the protein MNPVSVGHPRILSIEDDLVLGAYVHEQLGRCGFDVTWCQNGQEGLTMARQQPFDVVLMDILLPGMDGLTVLTHFRQSHSTPVLLMSALGAEADRISGFRLGADDYLPKPFSMAELRVRIEAILRRVALDRRPAPAPLRQEAQGLRFDDELCDVHYGQQWAGLTRSEYRLLETLNRNGDEVLSKPFLYQHVLQRGYAPHDRSLDMHISQIRRKLKAVGYVAREVRTIWGKGYVLSAVDEMA
- a CDS encoding sensor histidine kinase — its product is MKWPELPGRHSLFWKLACLLVAFCLLMIWLSWSWGRYMEQKNLFLSDEARGTLTGYAAEAEQAWNQGQSAGVDAWLQGMAERERHWVGVIGRDLQSLSSYPLSEAESQHLTFLRGLDWPVSRHTRGLPWLKIAFPNDPSAGSLVIELPQRFMPGRYRVFWRVLTNGVIPGLFTLLLCVGLYRLLVVPLNQLREQANAWRADQLNARLSSQTTSRQDELGELGRAFDQMSERLQGTVALQQQLLRDLSHELRTPLSRLRVACDGEQSLPALRERLAREVDGMQRLVDDTLQLAWLDTERAPLAEEDIQIQALWEMLTENACFESAWSATQLHCALDASCWVRGNLNTLAQALENILRNAIRHSPAGGRVLLDGQRQGEHWLLWLEDEGPGVAEADLQRIFDPFTRLDGSRPGHGGFGLGLSIARNAVQRQGGQLWAENTGCGLRLNMRLRATVVMEAPSPEADSLPYIVKP